The proteins below are encoded in one region of Sphingobium yanoikuyae:
- the arsH gene encoding arsenical resistance protein ArsH, whose product MTRLRDVPDADHLPALDRGIAITRPAAGMGDDQPPPRILLLYGSLRERSFSRLAAEEAARLLILFGAEVRIFDPSDLPLPDQVKGDDHPAVHELRQHALWSEGMVWCSPERHGQITGIMKAQIDHPPLEFGGMRPTQGRTLAVMQVSGGSQSFNAVNTLRLLGRWMRMITIPNQSSVAMAFKEFDEAGRMKPSSYYDRIVDVMEELVRFTILTRPHAGQLVNRYSERKAVQAKHEAATDLAVQAVL is encoded by the coding sequence ATGACGCGCCTTCGTGACGTACCCGACGCCGACCATCTGCCAGCACTCGATCGCGGCATCGCGATCACCCGGCCCGCCGCCGGCATGGGCGACGATCAGCCGCCGCCTCGCATCCTGCTGCTGTACGGGTCGCTGCGCGAACGCTCGTTCAGCCGGCTCGCGGCTGAGGAAGCGGCACGACTGCTGATCCTCTTCGGCGCGGAGGTGCGGATATTCGATCCCAGCGACCTGCCGCTCCCAGATCAGGTGAAGGGTGACGATCATCCGGCGGTCCATGAGCTGCGCCAGCACGCGCTCTGGTCCGAAGGCATGGTTTGGTGCAGCCCCGAGCGGCACGGCCAGATCACCGGCATCATGAAGGCGCAGATCGACCATCCGCCGCTGGAGTTCGGCGGCATGCGGCCGACCCAGGGTCGCACGCTCGCGGTCATGCAGGTGTCGGGCGGCTCGCAGTCGTTCAACGCGGTCAACACGCTGCGCCTGCTTGGCCGCTGGATGCGCATGATCACGATCCCCAACCAGTCGAGCGTGGCGATGGCGTTCAAGGAATTCGACGAGGCCGGCCGCATGAAGCCGTCGAGCTATTATGACCGCATCGTCGACGTGATGGAGGAACTGGTGCGGTTCACGATCCTGACCCGCCCGCACGCCGGCCAGCTCGTCAACCGCTATTCCGAACGGAAGGCTGTACAGGCAAAGCATGAAGCTGCCACCGATCTTGCGGTCCAAGCCGTTCTGTAG
- a CDS encoding tyrosine-type recombinase/integrase: protein MDTITTAAPTHSLRERMLQDMTMRGFGAHTQKDYIRHVRSFAAFLGRPPDTATMEDLRRYQVDQHERAVGLATINGAVSALRFLFGITLKRPEMALGLVVVRYMPKLRVILSIEETARLLEAAPGIKYKAALSVAYGAGLRVSEVAHLKVDDIDSTRMMIRVEQGKGRKDRNAMLSPHLLDLLRQWWREGKRRGVMLPHGWLFPGRSGTDPVSARQLHRVVQEAAERAEIHKRVSPHTLRHSFATHLLEQGVDIRVIQVLLGHVNINTTGIYTQVSSKTMRAVASPLDQIMAVMEGRAPPG, encoded by the coding sequence ATGGATACTATCACGACCGCTGCCCCGACCCATTCGCTGCGTGAGCGTATGTTGCAGGACATGACGATGCGTGGCTTCGGGGCGCACACGCAGAAGGACTATATCCGGCATGTCCGAAGCTTCGCCGCGTTCCTGGGCCGTCCGCCGGATACGGCCACAATGGAAGACCTGCGGCGTTATCAGGTCGACCAGCACGAGCGCGCCGTGGGGCTGGCCACGATCAATGGAGCCGTGTCGGCACTGCGGTTCCTGTTCGGGATCACCCTGAAGCGCCCGGAGATGGCGCTGGGGCTCGTCGTTGTTCGCTACATGCCCAAGCTGCGTGTGATCTTGAGCATCGAGGAGACAGCGCGGCTGCTCGAGGCTGCGCCAGGCATCAAGTACAAGGCGGCCCTCAGTGTGGCATATGGCGCCGGCCTGCGGGTTTCGGAGGTTGCCCACCTCAAGGTCGATGACATCGACAGCACCCGGATGATGATCCGCGTCGAGCAGGGCAAGGGACGCAAGGACCGCAACGCCATGCTCTCACCGCACCTGCTGGACTTGCTCCGTCAATGGTGGCGCGAAGGCAAGCGGCGCGGAGTGATGCTACCTCATGGCTGGTTGTTCCCCGGCCGCAGCGGCACGGATCCGGTCTCGGCTCGCCAGTTGCACCGCGTCGTGCAGGAAGCGGCCGAGCGCGCCGAGATCCACAAGCGGGTAAGCCCGCATACACTGCGCCACTCGTTTGCCACTCACCTGCTCGAGCAAGGCGTCGATATCCGGGTCATCCAGGTGCTGCTGGGACACGTGAACATCAACACGACCGGCATCTATACCCAGGTCTCGAGCAAGACGATGCGGGCGGTGGCCAGCCCGCTCGACCAGATCATGGCCGTGATGGAAGGCAGGGCACCTCCCGGTTGA
- a CDS encoding TRAFs-binding domain-containing protein, translated as MILPILAQIRRVARSGDTVRAWTMFGAAGLLPSRDSDALTLKGRLLKDRALRSEGAERAALLDEARQAYLQAASDCRATYPLINAATLAFLNDRPADAADLARQVLALLDSGDHVQETRYWLAATAAEAHLLLGDEAAAQAALAQAMAAAPDAWEDHAATLRQFHEILTRQGRSTAILDPLRPPPSLYFSGIIGLPDNEEEARGKIEAALDQIAPGAAFGALAAGADILIAECALFRGIQLHIVLPTSLDVFRQSSVGRFGDHWLARFDRLIDMADSLDAPDAITSLSNAAIDKGCEIAMGLALRRADAFATQAIALHIGRASDQPAPAYRLWQSRTLPVRKIILEQSMPPSGDALPMAINKAVLASTTRLAPTMRESANGLHFQAFDDMATAMLQASLILRDWPDHGLALEYQTVMPNDPIDGEECLALLLAPAALAGSICMPWPQAAAMSLQGPGYRFEIAGEVMTRQGDCPVGHYYPPSS; from the coding sequence ATGATCCTTCCGATCCTTGCGCAGATCCGCAGGGTTGCACGCAGCGGCGACACCGTTCGCGCCTGGACGATGTTCGGCGCGGCGGGCCTGCTGCCGTCACGCGACAGCGATGCGCTGACCCTCAAGGGCCGACTGCTCAAGGATCGGGCGCTGCGCAGCGAGGGCGCCGAACGCGCCGCGCTGCTGGACGAGGCGCGGCAGGCCTATCTCCAGGCGGCCAGCGACTGCCGCGCCACCTATCCGCTCATCAATGCCGCCACCCTCGCCTTTCTGAACGATCGCCCCGCCGACGCGGCCGACCTCGCCCGCCAGGTGCTGGCGCTGCTCGACAGCGGCGATCATGTGCAGGAAACGCGCTACTGGCTGGCGGCGACAGCGGCCGAAGCCCATCTGCTGCTGGGTGACGAGGCCGCAGCCCAGGCCGCCCTGGCACAGGCCATGGCGGCCGCGCCGGACGCCTGGGAAGATCATGCCGCGACCCTGCGGCAATTCCACGAGATATTGACCAGGCAGGGGCGCTCGACCGCGATCCTCGATCCGCTGCGCCCGCCACCCAGCCTCTATTTCAGCGGCATCATCGGCCTGCCGGACAATGAGGAGGAAGCGCGCGGCAAGATCGAGGCGGCGCTCGACCAGATTGCGCCGGGTGCCGCCTTCGGGGCGCTCGCCGCCGGGGCCGATATCCTGATCGCCGAATGCGCCCTTTTCCGGGGCATCCAGTTGCATATCGTCCTGCCGACAAGTCTCGACGTCTTTCGGCAAAGCTCGGTCGGCCGGTTCGGTGACCATTGGCTCGCCCGCTTCGATCGCCTGATCGACATGGCCGACAGCCTGGACGCGCCCGACGCCATCACCAGCCTGTCCAACGCGGCGATCGACAAGGGGTGCGAGATCGCCATGGGACTGGCGCTGCGCCGTGCCGACGCCTTTGCGACACAGGCCATCGCGCTGCATATCGGGCGCGCCTCGGATCAGCCTGCCCCTGCCTATCGGCTGTGGCAGTCACGCACATTGCCCGTGCGCAAGATCATCCTCGAACAATCAATGCCTCCCTCTGGCGATGCGCTGCCCATGGCCATCAACAAGGCTGTGCTGGCATCGACGACGCGCCTCGCGCCAACCATGCGCGAAAGCGCCAATGGCCTGCATTTCCAGGCATTCGACGATATGGCCACCGCCATGCTCCAGGCCAGCCTGATCCTGAGGGACTGGCCCGACCATGGGCTGGCGCTGGAATATCAAACGGTCATGCCGAATGATCCGATCGATGGTGAGGAATGCCTGGCGCTGCTCCTGGCGCCAGCCGCACTGGCCGGCAGCATCTGCATGCCCTGGCCACAGGCCGCCGCCATGTCACTGCAAGGCCCCGGCTATCGGTTCGAGATTGCCGGCGAAGTGATGACCCGCCAGGGCGATTGCCCGGTCGGCCATTATTATCCGCCGTCCAGCTGA
- a CDS encoding toll/interleukin-1 receptor domain-containing protein: MNKVKEAPATAGARQYRAFLSYSHADERAAGKLHHWLETYRMPRRLVGIQTGRAAVPRRLTPIFRDRAELPAASSLDEQVRLALSQSDALLVLCSPAAKASRWVNAEIALFRELHPDRPIIAALVADEPADSFPAALIARDADGIEREPIAADFRADSDGPKLARLKIVAGLTGVPLDQIIQRDAQRQLRRVIAVTFVALFLVLLMAAMLVFVARARSEAESQRQQAEGLIEFMLTDLREKLEGVGRLDVLQTVNKRALAYYADQPDLDTLPGDSLERRARILQAMGEDDFKRGDTPEAIAQFREAYRVTSTLLAAAPNDPQRLFAHAQSEFWLGYVDFIRDRNDAALTRFQSYQALAERLVQLRPANDAYWRELGYAQGNICTIALARKNPDRTLQSCKGALDTMMRVQRLAPGDPAIAADLANRHAWMADALRLQGDDRAALVQREKQDAILRSLLRRDPKNAGYLQDWMLARYSMSNLLYDLGETDRAKALRAEARADVADLVARDPANKDWQVWQGKLAKPLTKGSK; the protein is encoded by the coding sequence ATGAACAAGGTCAAGGAGGCGCCTGCCACGGCCGGCGCGCGCCAATATCGTGCTTTTCTGAGCTACAGCCATGCCGACGAGCGCGCGGCGGGAAAACTGCATCATTGGCTGGAAACCTATCGTATGCCCAGGCGCCTGGTCGGCATACAGACCGGCCGGGCGGCCGTCCCGCGCCGGCTGACCCCGATCTTTCGCGATCGCGCCGAATTGCCGGCCGCTTCCAGCCTCGACGAACAGGTGCGCCTGGCCCTGTCCCAGTCGGACGCCCTGCTGGTGCTATGCTCGCCAGCGGCGAAGGCCTCGCGCTGGGTCAATGCGGAAATCGCGCTGTTCCGCGAACTTCATCCCGACCGGCCGATCATCGCCGCGCTGGTCGCGGATGAACCGGCCGACAGCTTTCCCGCCGCGCTGATCGCGCGCGATGCCGATGGCATAGAGCGTGAACCGATCGCCGCCGATTTCCGCGCCGACAGCGACGGACCCAAACTGGCCCGGTTGAAGATCGTCGCCGGCCTGACCGGCGTACCGCTCGACCAGATCATCCAGCGCGACGCCCAGCGCCAGTTGCGCCGTGTGATAGCCGTCACATTTGTTGCGCTTTTTCTTGTCCTATTGATGGCGGCGATGCTGGTCTTTGTCGCGCGGGCAAGGAGCGAGGCAGAAAGCCAGCGGCAGCAGGCAGAGGGACTGATCGAATTCATGCTGACCGATCTGCGGGAAAAGCTGGAGGGCGTTGGCCGGCTCGACGTGCTGCAGACGGTGAACAAGCGTGCGCTCGCTTATTATGCCGACCAGCCCGACCTGGACACATTGCCGGGCGACTCGCTCGAACGACGCGCCCGCATCCTGCAGGCCATGGGCGAGGATGATTTCAAGCGCGGCGACACGCCAGAGGCCATCGCCCAATTCCGCGAGGCCTATCGCGTCACTTCAACCCTGCTGGCCGCCGCACCGAACGATCCGCAACGCCTGTTTGCCCATGCCCAGAGCGAATTCTGGCTCGGCTATGTCGATTTTATCCGCGATCGGAACGACGCCGCCCTGACACGCTTCCAATCCTATCAGGCGCTGGCCGAAAGGCTGGTGCAGTTGCGACCGGCGAACGACGCCTATTGGCGGGAACTGGGCTATGCGCAGGGCAATATCTGCACCATCGCCCTCGCCAGGAAGAATCCCGACAGAACATTGCAAAGCTGCAAGGGCGCGCTCGACACCATGATGCGGGTCCAGCGCCTGGCGCCCGGCGATCCGGCGATCGCCGCGGACCTCGCCAATCGCCATGCCTGGATGGCGGACGCGCTGCGCCTGCAGGGGGATGACCGGGCGGCACTGGTGCAGCGCGAAAAGCAGGACGCGATCCTGCGGTCGCTGCTCCGGCGCGATCCGAAAAATGCCGGCTATCTGCAGGACTGGATGCTGGCGCGCTATTCCATGTCGAACCTGCTCTATGATCTGGGTGAAACCGATCGCGCCAAGGCACTGCGGGCCGAAGCCCGCGCCGACGTCGCCGACCTGGTGGCGCGCGATCCGGCGAACAAGGACTGGCAGGTCTGGCAGGGCAAGCTGGCCAAACCATTGACGAAGGGGAGCAAATAA
- a CDS encoding LysR family transcriptional regulator has protein sequence MNNPGTPTFDQLRIFLTIVDTGSFAAAGRKLNRAVSVISYGIANLEAQLGVLLFEREGTRKPQLTVAGRALLAEARSIAHGMDGLRAKVKGLLDGLEAEVNLAVDVMLPAERLGKVLRAFAKEFPTVQLRLHAEALGAIVAMVLDRGAVIGISGPLSAGVEGIESMAAGLVPMVPVAAPDHPLGRMEAIAPGAGRDYTQLVLTDRSRFTEGRDFSVSSPKTWRLADLGAKHALLREGIGWGNMPLPMIEADLVAGTLVRLVMPDHPGGTYRFSGIWRRDTPPGPASSWLIEQFVALGADDREAAGMSDV, from the coding sequence GTGAACAATCCCGGCACCCCGACCTTCGACCAGCTGCGCATCTTCCTCACCATCGTCGACACCGGCAGCTTCGCCGCCGCCGGGCGCAAGCTCAATCGTGCCGTCTCGGTCATCAGCTATGGCATCGCCAATCTGGAGGCGCAGCTGGGCGTGCTGCTGTTCGAGCGTGAAGGCACGCGCAAGCCGCAGCTCACCGTCGCCGGCCGCGCCCTGCTGGCGGAGGCGCGCAGCATCGCCCATGGCATGGACGGGCTGCGCGCCAAGGTGAAGGGCCTGCTCGACGGGCTGGAGGCGGAGGTCAATCTGGCGGTCGACGTGATGTTGCCGGCCGAACGGCTGGGCAAGGTGCTGCGCGCTTTCGCGAAGGAATTTCCCACGGTGCAGCTGCGCCTCCATGCCGAGGCGCTGGGCGCGATCGTGGCTATGGTGCTGGACCGGGGCGCGGTGATCGGTATTTCCGGGCCGCTGTCGGCCGGGGTCGAGGGGATTGAGAGCATGGCGGCCGGGCTGGTGCCGATGGTCCCGGTGGCGGCGCCCGACCATCCGCTCGGCCGAATGGAGGCGATCGCGCCGGGCGCCGGGCGCGACTATACCCAGCTGGTGCTGACCGACCGATCACGCTTTACCGAAGGCCGGGATTTCTCGGTCAGCAGCCCCAAGACCTGGCGCCTGGCCGATCTGGGCGCCAAACATGCGCTGCTGCGCGAAGGGATTGGCTGGGGCAATATGCCGCTGCCGATGATCGAGGCGGATCTGGTCGCCGGCACATTGGTGCGGCTCGTCATGCCGGATCACCCCGGCGGCACCTATCGCTTCTCGGGCATCTGGCGCCGCGACACCCCGCCCGGCCCGGCCTCCTCCTGGCTGATCGAACAATTCGTTGCGCTGGGCGCCGACGATCGCGAGGCGGCCGGGATGAGCGACGTCTAG
- a CDS encoding TolC family protein yields the protein MKKLTALLPLSISIATALATAAHAQATGLQWSLPPEEQVVKALDGHPTVEAAGKRVGAASAASDMLRVGPHEVQLTGSYINRDVRLERNYTEFDGTVSRSFRLPGKAALDREAGQLGVEVAQNRMEDTRHQAALYLSQLWYDWLTASELNRTDQSNVALLERGLAAVKRRVQLRDASMLDTDQAQAALDQAKGVAAASLADMKQARALLQSNFPDLALPSDAPSLADPVLPSQDLTALHDLVIQRSHEIGAADREALRLEVVARRAKADRLPDPQLGVRAFSERSGIERGVGVVFSIPLGGRYRKFQQDQAEANASAASMDLAQARRMVLAMADTDMANASGRYVAWQRLQGAARSSLDAATRTERGYEGGIIDLSDLLYSRRQAHDADRLAIDARSSATRAIVKLLIDSHTIWQGNEKEP from the coding sequence ATGAAGAAGCTGACTGCCCTCTTGCCGCTATCCATCTCGATAGCGACTGCGCTCGCAACTGCCGCGCACGCGCAAGCGACTGGTCTTCAATGGTCCTTGCCGCCTGAGGAGCAGGTGGTGAAGGCGCTTGACGGTCATCCGACCGTCGAGGCAGCGGGCAAGCGCGTCGGCGCTGCATCGGCGGCGAGCGATATGCTCCGCGTTGGCCCTCACGAGGTCCAGCTCACCGGAAGCTACATCAATCGCGACGTGCGGCTGGAGCGGAATTATACGGAGTTCGACGGCACGGTCAGCCGATCTTTTCGCTTGCCCGGGAAGGCTGCCCTGGATCGCGAGGCAGGCCAGCTTGGTGTCGAAGTCGCGCAAAACCGGATGGAAGATACGCGCCATCAGGCGGCCTTGTATCTGTCGCAGCTCTGGTACGACTGGCTGACGGCAAGCGAGCTCAACCGCACGGATCAATCGAACGTCGCATTACTCGAACGCGGTCTCGCTGCCGTGAAGAGGCGAGTGCAGTTACGCGATGCATCGATGCTTGACACCGACCAGGCCCAGGCGGCGCTCGATCAGGCCAAGGGTGTCGCGGCAGCCAGCCTGGCTGATATGAAACAGGCGCGAGCGCTGCTGCAATCGAACTTCCCCGATCTGGCCCTGCCGTCGGACGCACCATCCTTGGCTGATCCAGTCCTGCCTTCTCAGGACCTGACTGCACTTCATGATCTGGTGATCCAGCGCAGTCATGAAATTGGGGCTGCTGATCGCGAAGCTCTGCGTCTTGAAGTCGTCGCACGGCGGGCGAAGGCTGATCGCTTGCCGGACCCACAGCTGGGCGTCCGGGCCTTTAGCGAGCGTTCTGGCATTGAACGCGGTGTCGGTGTCGTCTTCTCGATCCCATTGGGAGGACGATACCGGAAATTCCAGCAGGATCAGGCGGAAGCCAATGCCTCCGCTGCCTCTATGGATCTCGCGCAAGCGCGCCGGATGGTGCTGGCGATGGCCGATACTGATATGGCGAACGCCTCTGGCCGCTACGTCGCTTGGCAGCGGCTTCAGGGTGCTGCCAGAAGTTCGCTCGACGCCGCCACACGGACGGAGCGCGGGTACGAAGGGGGCATTATCGACCTGTCCGATCTGCTCTATTCCCGACGGCAAGCACATGATGCGGACCGGCTGGCCATAGACGCGCGCAGCTCTGCGACACGAGCTATCGTGAAATTACTCATCGATTCTCATACGATATGGCAAGGTAACGAGAAGGAGCCATGA
- a CDS encoding cytochrome b/b6 domain-containing protein: protein MQSSKPGIPVRPLKDSARAKAKWDPVVKVTHWSIVLAVIGNAIFTEEGSGPHVWVGYALATVLAFRLLWGFVGPKEARFTAFPPSPRKALAHIPEIRAGHNEIHPSHNPLGALMVYAIWGTLSIIIATGIGMAGLPSTKWISEAPSHAVGRGTDDRDSVLLKGSERKEIGDDAEDEPLKEVHESAVNLLYVLIALHLAGVVFETRRSGKYILTAMLPGRAQ, encoded by the coding sequence ATGCAGAGTTCAAAACCTGGAATCCCAGTCCGGCCCCTAAAAGACTCAGCCCGAGCAAAGGCGAAATGGGACCCCGTTGTTAAGGTGACCCATTGGTCAATCGTTCTTGCTGTCATCGGGAATGCAATTTTCACGGAAGAGGGTTCGGGGCCGCACGTCTGGGTGGGATACGCCCTCGCAACCGTTTTGGCGTTTAGACTGCTCTGGGGTTTCGTTGGACCCAAAGAGGCACGGTTCACAGCGTTCCCACCGAGTCCGCGTAAAGCGCTTGCCCATATCCCGGAGATTAGAGCCGGACACAATGAAATCCATCCATCGCACAATCCGTTAGGTGCATTGATGGTCTACGCTATTTGGGGAACGCTTAGCATCATCATAGCGACCGGCATTGGCATGGCTGGTCTGCCCTCCACGAAATGGATTAGCGAGGCTCCGTCCCACGCCGTTGGTCGGGGCACAGATGACAGGGACAGCGTCTTACTCAAAGGTTCTGAGCGGAAAGAGATAGGCGATGACGCAGAGGACGAGCCCTTGAAGGAAGTGCACGAGTCAGCGGTAAATTTGCTGTACGTTCTGATTGCCCTCCACCTTGCCGGAGTTGTTTTCGAAACGAGGAGGAGTGGGAAGTATATCCTTACAGCGATGCTTCCCGGCCGAGCACAATAG
- a CDS encoding Crp/Fnr family transcriptional regulator — protein MQVEEQVEVLAAVFRCDRKAAELLRRVLVPQQVGAKQILARQGEASHHCWLIVDGCVAVQTFGIDGQRQQLARHGPGEFFGAYPAPTTHRAEIEVLVESRLLRAEAQSLAALVAGDAQIGAGMAWLLARQLDRALDRMATRSTYSAAGRVYSELLALADGRDHIVPAPQVTTLALSANTTRETASRAIAVLIRRGIVSREDGQMQIHAPRMLADMVV, from the coding sequence TTGCAGGTCGAGGAACAGGTCGAGGTGCTGGCAGCGGTTTTCCGATGTGATCGGAAGGCGGCAGAGCTGCTGCGCCGCGTGCTGGTTCCGCAGCAGGTCGGCGCGAAACAGATATTGGCCCGGCAAGGGGAGGCGTCGCACCATTGCTGGCTGATCGTCGACGGCTGCGTGGCGGTGCAGACCTTTGGCATCGATGGCCAGCGCCAGCAATTGGCGCGTCATGGGCCGGGGGAGTTTTTCGGCGCCTACCCAGCGCCCACGACGCACCGGGCGGAGATAGAGGTGCTGGTCGAAAGCCGCCTGTTGCGCGCGGAGGCACAATCGCTGGCCGCGCTGGTGGCGGGCGATGCGCAGATCGGCGCGGGCATGGCCTGGCTGCTGGCGCGGCAACTCGACCGGGCGCTGGATCGAATGGCGACCCGGTCCACCTATAGCGCGGCCGGGCGGGTCTATAGCGAATTGCTCGCGCTGGCCGATGGTCGCGACCATATCGTGCCAGCGCCGCAGGTCACCACCCTGGCGCTGAGCGCGAACACGACCCGCGAGACCGCGTCCCGCGCGATCGCCGTGCTGATCCGGCGCGGCATCGTCAGTCGGGAAGATGGTCAGATGCAGATCCATGCGCCGCGCATGCTGGCGGACATGGTCGTCTGA
- a CDS encoding nucleotide synthetase produces MSTLNYTQYGLAPLIEVELEDGVAPLQFNVALKGEEGWVSLRYEQPGVTDHDYIAITENSIVEINLIGDQLFFSKNYDAITTEEPLSSFYGGLIYDDYRAEQDRYKTVRFQARYNQGGKYGTRHGFNINIDLLQNPSATEPKWIPLSIDPDIKNPPPKED; encoded by the coding sequence ATGTCGACGCTGAATTATACCCAATATGGCCTGGCGCCATTGATCGAGGTCGAACTGGAAGATGGCGTCGCGCCGCTGCAGTTTAACGTCGCTCTGAAGGGCGAGGAGGGCTGGGTTTCGCTGCGCTATGAACAGCCCGGCGTGACCGACCACGACTATATCGCGATCACCGAAAATTCGATCGTGGAAATCAACCTGATCGGCGATCAGCTGTTCTTCTCGAAAAATTACGACGCCATCACGACCGAGGAGCCGCTGTCTTCCTTTTACGGCGGCTTGATCTATGATGATTATCGCGCCGAACAGGACCGCTACAAGACCGTCCGGTTCCAGGCACGCTACAACCAGGGCGGCAAATATGGCACGCGGCACGGCTTCAACATCAATATCGACCTGCTGCAAAATCCCAGTGCCACAGAACCCAAATGGATCCCGCTGTCGATCGACCCCGACATCAAGAATCCGCCGCCCAAGGAAGACTGA
- a CDS encoding tyrosine-type recombinase/integrase, protein MSKNLQETQLSSRSARQSLPEGTYWRGLDANVHLGYRRGKRGGKWLVRWYLSAGKYKQAPLGVADDTIAAGNLDFQAASKAARELVSEYRNRPSQDTLVEVVTVGQAVHEYIEERNERDSLRKGLPTKSDAHYKLTSHVLNCKDLCELPLGKVTAAALVKWKKGLAASLKSTARARIVNDFKAALNRAIRLHEAPESRASLIVKNGLAANADPAPRNTDQRENQILSDDDIRKLISTAKEDSEGRDFYFLVLLLAATGARFSQLTRILVRDVQLDKARVLVPVSHKGSTTKSVEFTAVPLGNDILDALRPIIEGRPSTATLLERWRLRQVSQFAWERVDRGPWKTPSEMLRNWNAIVKRCGIERCVPYALRHSSIVRGLVAGQPIRMVAAAHDTSVAMIEKHYARYIIDAHEELRAKSVIRLA, encoded by the coding sequence ATGAGCAAGAATCTCCAGGAAACTCAACTCAGTTCACGAAGTGCGCGCCAGTCTCTACCTGAAGGCACCTACTGGCGCGGTCTCGATGCAAACGTTCATCTTGGCTACCGTCGCGGGAAGCGCGGCGGAAAATGGCTTGTGAGATGGTATCTCTCAGCGGGTAAGTACAAGCAGGCTCCGCTCGGGGTTGCAGACGATACCATTGCTGCCGGCAACCTCGATTTTCAGGCTGCCAGCAAGGCGGCTCGAGAGCTGGTATCTGAATATCGTAACAGGCCATCGCAAGATACCCTCGTGGAGGTGGTCACTGTCGGACAAGCGGTTCACGAGTATATTGAAGAGCGGAATGAACGCGACAGCCTGCGCAAGGGACTCCCCACCAAAAGTGATGCTCACTACAAACTTACAAGTCATGTCCTCAACTGTAAGGATTTGTGCGAATTGCCTCTTGGCAAGGTGACGGCCGCCGCCCTCGTAAAATGGAAAAAGGGGCTTGCTGCAAGCTTAAAGTCGACCGCTCGAGCCCGGATTGTTAATGATTTCAAGGCCGCGCTGAATCGCGCGATCCGTTTACATGAAGCCCCTGAATCTCGTGCCAGTCTCATTGTGAAAAATGGGCTCGCCGCGAATGCAGACCCGGCTCCTCGCAATACCGATCAACGCGAAAATCAAATTCTTTCCGACGATGATATCCGCAAGCTAATTTCGACGGCAAAGGAGGACAGCGAAGGACGTGATTTTTACTTCCTAGTGCTGCTTCTCGCCGCCACCGGCGCACGTTTCAGTCAATTGACTCGGATCCTTGTACGCGATGTACAACTCGATAAAGCCCGTGTGCTGGTGCCAGTGTCCCACAAAGGCTCTACTACCAAGTCGGTGGAATTTACGGCTGTGCCATTAGGAAATGACATTCTCGATGCACTCCGTCCCATCATCGAAGGTCGCCCTTCAACTGCGACGCTACTTGAACGGTGGCGATTAAGGCAGGTGAGCCAGTTCGCTTGGGAGCGCGTAGATCGTGGCCCGTGGAAAACTCCGTCGGAAATGCTCCGAAACTGGAATGCAATAGTGAAGAGATGCGGCATTGAAAGATGTGTGCCTTATGCGCTTCGGCATTCATCGATTGTGCGCGGTCTTGTAGCCGGACAACCTATCCGTATGGTCGCCGCCGCACATGACACAAGCGTGGCGATGATCGAGAAGCATTATGCCCGATATATCATCGACGCCCATGAGGAACTGAGAGCAAAATCAGTCATCAGATTAGCTTGA
- a CDS encoding GNAT family N-acetyltransferase — MTQVYFSEARHADDVLRLALGAAQLPTDDLGGPDQMFFSLSDDEELIGFIGLEGSGTDRLLRSLVVLPTRRGKGYGRMLVERLEGVADGAVERLHLLTSGTGEFFRRLGYTDADRDAAPAFIAATAQFTSLCGPRATYLVKDLG, encoded by the coding sequence ATGACGCAGGTATATTTCTCGGAGGCTCGCCACGCCGATGATGTCCTGCGGCTCGCGCTCGGCGCCGCGCAGCTCCCGACCGACGATCTCGGCGGTCCCGACCAGATGTTCTTCAGCCTGTCCGACGATGAAGAGCTGATCGGGTTCATCGGCCTGGAAGGTAGCGGCACCGACCGGCTGCTCCGCTCGCTGGTCGTGCTGCCGACCCGGCGCGGCAAAGGATATGGCCGGATGCTGGTCGAACGCCTTGAAGGCGTTGCTGATGGCGCGGTCGAGCGGCTGCACCTCCTGACCAGCGGCACCGGGGAGTTCTTTCGCAGGCTTGGTTACACCGATGCCGATCGCGACGCCGCGCCGGCCTTCATCGCAGCGACCGCGCAGTTCACGTCGCTGTGCGGTCCGCGCGCGACCTATCTCGTCAAGGATCTTGGATGA